The following nucleotide sequence is from Hirundo rustica isolate bHirRus1 chromosome 15, bHirRus1.pri.v3, whole genome shotgun sequence.
CATGTCCCCCCACCCGTGCAGAGATTATGGAAGGAGCCACTGCAGTGTCACCATCACACTGCTGCCCACCCACCCAGCCTTCCACAGGTAAAGGTAGGACATGATTTTCCATAGGACCTAACCTAACAGGGATTTCAGCACCTctagaaaaatcttttttgctATCTAAGCTTAAATTTGAGTAAGGAGAGATATAAAATGCTCTGTTCTGTAAGCGTGATCCACCAAAGACAGCAGGCAGGCTATGAGCAGCTTTAATCAGCCTCAGATCAAGCCAGATCTCACAAATCCCAACAGCACCTTCTGCAACTCCATGCTTTCCAAGAATGCCCACATTTGTGTTAATTATTTTGAGGGAAGGACCACGGAGCCCCTGCCTGCAGGATGGGTGTGCTGAGAGCCAGCAGGGACGAGCAGCcccactgcaggcagagcagcagcagcgtttGCAGCAGCCCCAGAAGGAGTTTTCAGAAGGAAGCCCAGATTCCCGGAGAGCTCACCTCCCCAGACAAGTGACTCAGCCTTTTCAAGGCACTGAatgccagcagccagctgccTCTGATGTTATAAGTGCCATTACTTCGAGCTTAGCCACGAGGATCTGGGGAAGGTGCTTCAAATGCTGCCCAGTGCCGTAGGGGACATGGAACGGGCAGGAAAATGAATCAGTGCCTGACCATCACcacaggctggcactgccctcaCCCTGCCGCGCTGCACCACGCTCACTGCTCTCTCCTGTGCTTCAGGCACCTGCCACGAGcagcaaacaagcaaagaatTCACGGCTTGCTCCAGGAAGCAGCAGGTACAAGGCAGGAGGTTTCTGTCCCCTGTGCTTTCCCGATAAGCTCCCTTTGCTGCCGTGACAGTCTCGCTCACACACAGCTCGGAAACGCTCTGTGCTGCCAGAACCCGCGAGCCCGAGCCCAGCCCCGTGTTCAGAGGCACAGAACATCACCCTTGAGATGCGTTCTGTGCCACCCTGGGGCATCTCCAGAGCTCAGGCTCGTGTAGGGGCTGAGCTGACGGGATGCCAGCTCATGCACAGCAGGTGCCATGGGCACGCTGCTCACTGTAGGGCAAGGAAGTGCCCGAATTTTGGGGTTCCTAGGTCTTTTCATCAGGAAACCACAGTGCTGTCGGTTTTGCCTTCAATGTtttgctggcagcaggcagcatGCAGAGGTGCCCGCGCTCAGGCATCATTTCAGCTGCCATTATTATGCTGATGACGAGCTGATTCGTGCCGAGATCCCAGATGACCCTGGAAAAGCAATTTCCTGTTTGATGAGATGCCGGAGTGACACCAAGTCTGGGATGTCTGAGACTCTCCCGAAGCTCTGATTAACATTTCACTCCTGGCTGTATTACACTGCCAGGTCGGATTTGCAGCCTTGGGCTCGCCTGTGATCCAGAACCTTCTCCAGTTACTGCCTGGGCTGAACCCAGAAGTTTTGAACCagaattttttctgttctgtcatCACTGAAACACAAAGAGGCTCCCCCAAAGGAAGATGGGCTTTTAATTAATGCCACTCTCACATCTTGTTCGGACCAGGTAATACCTTTCCTCACAGCCCCCTGGACTGTTCCTTGTGCACTGCTACACCACCAGCaaaattctgcagctgaaacCCTTCCCAACAGGAACCAGAGCACATTACCTCAGCACTGACATCTATGCATCGCTCCTAATGAAGTTTCAGATTGATTTTCCTCCTCAAGGTTATCTGTGTTGGTACCTCCAGGCACATTAGAAACCTGATGGTTTAGAACAGTTTGCTCTAACAGGTTTTTTACAGCATCCTGTGATAGAGCCGTTGTTTTGGGAAGGTTGAGCTAATAAGGACCAGAACctgtgaaaaaaatatacttACCAAAGAATAGGAGCAGTGTTTCCTACATAACTCACACCAACTGGATGTATgatgaagagaaacacaaaatcCCTGCTAAAGTCAAACTGTCTCTGCATTGGTTTGAAAGGCCATGACAAAGCCTCTGCTGTGCAAAAAGCTTTGGGAAGAAGATATTCTACGGAGAGGTCCTGCTCCTGGACCCcaccagcctctcctctggGTTCCTCCTCCACAAAACacaccccacagcaccccagTCCTCTGCAGGAAGGGCAAGGAGTGAACAGCACTGAGGGGAAACGAGGTGACCAAGAAGAAAGATGAGGATAAAGAAAGAACggccaagaagaaaaaattttcaGTGCTGGAACTTTAAAGACTCAAAAAggaaaggggggggaaaaaacccacagaaatggaactgaggaaaaacaaacatacaGAGTGAAAGAAGAGAAGATAGTAGAACACAAgacaaaatatgaaaacaaaccacaggTTAAGGGCTAAAGAAGTTGTTATCATGATGGGCAAGCATCCATCACAGCATCCCACCACAGCTCTAACTCCAGTGGCCTGCAGGGTGGGTCTGCAGGGTatcctgccctctgccaggctgtgcccagggcatCTCCTCCATGGGCCACAGGTGGATTTCCAGGGTGATTGTAACATCCAGCGGATGAGCAGACATGTCCCCAAGAAACCACCTCGTACTGTCCTGAACATCAGAACTGACAGGTCATTCCAGTGCACTCGTAGTATGAAGTTTAAAAAGCAAGTCCAACACACACTCCCTCCACTATAAAAATGGCTTAATTTGAGGGAAGAAGGAATTTCATGCTATTTTCTCACCACAAGtaggcaattttatttttcttttgcagaatGATCTCCAAGCTCTCATTACTGCTGGTCTAAAACATTTATTCCTGCCCACTCAAATCTGCCAAAAGAGAAATGAATCATATGCCAATAAAACTTGGGGTCCTGAATATGTGCTTCAGAGTTAGCTTCAGCGGTGAAATATGCGAATCTGAGCCCAGCTCCAGCGAGGCCTGCCAACTCCATTCATGGTAATTAAGCAAAGCCACACACATTTCAGGGGATATTTAAGGAGTGCAGAGTGTTCCTATGGGGACTGGACTCAAGAGCCTTTCCACGAGCAGCTACTGCGCTTTACAAAGGCATTAATTACCCTGCAAGGGAAAGCCTCCCAGAACTACCAAGGATGAAGAATTTGGCAATACCTGCACTGACATTTCCCACAAGGAATAAATCCTTCTGCTTAGCTGCTGGCTCTGATGATGCatcgggcagcagctcccccgTGCCTCCTCTTTGGGCTCCATCCCGCCAAACGCCGAGTGCGTGATCCGGGCTCACAGAGTGCTTGTGTGCGGCTACAACCTGAGGCTTGGCACCCAGCAGTGCGTAGCTCTGCTTCCCCAGGCTGAGAGGAGAGCTCAGCTGTCCTCAAGTTCTCGCTGCTGGCAGTGAGCAGGACAGCGCTGCACAGCCACCTCCCCACAGCCAGGAAAGCGCTCTGCTTGCTCACTCACAGCAGCCCCGTGAGCTGCTGATGGGTGAGGACATTCCTCCAGCAGTGAGGAGCTCTACGTCcaacagagctgctggctgtaGCGGCTGGACCATGCCTCACCTCGCTGTCCCTGCTGACACTGCACACACCAGAAGATTCCTGGCTTCCCCCGCCTTTTGCAGCTCAcaggtgctggcacagccctgtaCTAAGGCAGTGTTGCAGCTCTGGGATGAGGGAGCTCAGTGTGACGGTGGGACAAGGACTCTGCACCTGACTTTATCAGCACACCCCCTGTCAATGGCTTCCAGGTGGAAACAGCAAGTGCAAAACAGGTGTTCATCTTAGCTCATGTCATGTGGCCACTTTCCCTGCTCTTTCACAATGCCTGCCGCCTTCCCACTCCCACCAGTACCAAGAGAAAACttctccacagctcctgccatcTGGATTTACTTTCCTTCATCCCTCTCCAGCTCATGATGTTTCTGTCTATAAAttccagctaaaaaaaaaaaaaagtagtcacGTCTTTTATGTCTTTCATCTTCACATATCATGTCTATGACTGTCTGTgtttctccccctcctgttaCTGCTTTTCCAAGCACCTGCTTCAGCCTTTTCTCCTGTGGCTGTGGgggtgctgccagctgctgctccgtgtcacagccccaggcagccaACCCAGACTGGCAAATTTTCCTCGACTAACGAGCAGAACTGCACCACAGCGGTTTGTGGTGCTCCCCAGGATCCAAGGACatcttctgcaaaataaaatgcaactgCACGTagatggttttcttttttgtccccGTCTATCACCATCTCTCAACACAAAGCACACTTCAGCAGGCTCAGGTTCAATCCAACAAGAAACTGATAAAAGCTGGCTGTCCCTCATCTAATCAAGGAAAAAACGTgagaagtataaaaaaaaattgtcagcaTGTCAAATCTATCATTCCACAGGCAGAAGGATCCAAtcagtattaaaaaacccctcagaaatTTCTAGCACAAACATCACTGTTATCGAAAGacatcaaaatgcattttttcaaaGCAATAAGCTTTACTGTTTTACTTCTTCCAGGATTTATCTTAACCCTTTGATCAATGAATTTAATCACCGCTAGGATGAAACACGCCTTACTCGatgaactttaaaaattttaccacAGAGAAAATATGGGAAGATGTCAAACATCATCCCTGAATGTCCTGTACAAGCACTGTTGATGCCTTTACAGTTGCAGTCTGCCAGTTGAggtaaaaacagcaaaaaggtATGAAAGGTTCACTTGACTGATCAAAGTGTGGAGGAATTTTTGCCTAAGTTTTTCCATAGGATAGCAAGGGGATAAACGTAAAAGGCTTTTAAGCTTGCGCACTCAAATGGAGTTTTgattctctccttccttttatAAATATCAGAAATGCCAACTTCTGCATAAATAATTTATCTTGAATGCTGGTGAAGCAGACAGCACtgctgaaaacagcagcagctttcaatGAAACTTtggagagggggaaaggaagagCTGGCTCCAGGCTTGGCACACGAAGGCAGAGATGATCTTTTCTAATCAAGGTCTGTATTAGCTGTGGAATGAGTCCATGTTACTCATAAAGAGATGCAAAATACACAGAAGTATTTATCATACTTCTGCaaaagcagggaggagggggagaagcaAAACTGCATGGTGGGAATCACAGGAGGATAATGGGATGCAAATACATGCCCTACACAAACACATGTTCAGGGACCTCATGATTTTGACTTGTACACAACTTCCAGAGCTTTCCTTTCTTGCCTGAACATTGTTGAAGCTAATTCCAGAACATTCCTACTTCTGTTACAGGAAatccagctgcagggctctcCTGCAGTTACCTGGAGCCctgattttcctctctttataCAGTGCAGCAGGTCTGAGCAAGAGAAGAAAGTGTTCCCAGCctctctgcacacacagagggGGCAAAGCAGAGCCAGAGCCCCAGCTGGCTTCACTTCCAAACACTGCTTGGGGTATTTCCCTTCCACAAGGGTCTGGTCATTAGTTTCCACTGCAAATCAAACTCTTGAACCCACAATGTAAAACAGCAGTGAGGCCAATGATCTACTGCTCATTTCATCCAGTATTTCTGGCTATGGCACCCTTCTGTGAACACctaaaaatcaaagaaaaagcaaaccatCCCACAGGGTTTAATTCAGCAAAGGCTCCTTGGAAATTGCAATTTGTGAGCTGGAAAGGAACTGGGAGAGGCAAGCTTGTTACACCAACCTTGTGTGATATTCCTGTCCCTACTGTTCACACTATGTTCTTCTCTCGCTTTTTCACAGGGTTTTGTGCCTCTAGCTATGTGGGTGACACCACTAGTGACAAATTTGGTAGGTAAGCACCATTCCCGGCTGCAAAGCTCAGATCTTTCCACTGAACAGCCCTTTACCTGGCTGGCAAGGAGGTGGCCCTTTCCTGAGGATGGGGTGAAAGCACACAGACCCTCTGCATCTCCTCTTCCCATCCACATGGATGGCTGAAATGCCCAAAATGCAGTCAACATCCCACCTGCATCagacaaatatttattatattggTAATTTAGTTCCTTCGGGGGATCTGATGAAAATAACTCTACCACTCCTGTGCAGATTGTTGCTTATGCACTGTGCCACAGGCCTGGGTAGATTTCATCTCCTACATGCTTTACTGAACAAAATCATTGCTGAActggcaccagcagctctcCTCACGTCCTCGGAACACAGGAATGACCTGGGTGGGACAGTGTCACAGCATTCCTGAGGATGGATGCAGGTCACTGCAGTGACAGGAAACACATCCCTAAGGTGCAGACTTCCAGAGCAGGCTTGAATTGTTCTCGTTTAAGCTGACATAGGATCTTTGCTCATGACTATAAAAGACAGCTCCTCTACCTCACATTGTTAGTTATAAAAACAGGCACAGGCCCACATAATCCCAACCCAGCAGATGCTGTGTTAACAAGATGACAATTACTAATTAGAAACAGCATTACTCGCCAACAGGCAAAGGAaccacacacatacacatgcaAACTCccaaaacagcaagaaaaactgTGGCAATAATCTGATAAATTCTGTTACCTGAGAACTAGGCACAAGGGCTTTCCACCAGTGTCCACCTTTCACAAGGTCTACATCACTCAAGGGCATTGACACTTTGCCAATAACACAATGGCGTGAGAATTTGTCAAAATCCACTACAGTTAAAAGCAGAGTTCTTCTCTGGGCTTCCAAAAAGGGGATTTCGAATGTGTACCTCTCCTCAAACACCGGGTTCTGCGTTTTGCGCTTCACTCCGGTCTGCTTGGAGTTCTTCTGATCAGGAAGAAGGCAGATCTTCACATAGGGGTTGGAGTGAGCCATGTCTTGCCTCGACCCGTCGTAAGAAATCGGAGGAGGCAGATCTTTAGCCTCAATGACTCGCACTATTAGGTAATTGTGCAGCAGATCATACTGCGTGCTAAAATGCAGCATGCCCAGCTGGTACTTGGACAAGATCTCCTCATCTGTCAAGGAGTCCATGTCATCGCTGTTCGAGTCAAGAGAGTACAGCCTCGGTTCAAATTTTCTAAAATAGTCATCTGGGGTGTAGGTTTTTCGCAGGATAGTTGGCTGAACTATTTCTTTCTTAGCTCCTATTACTCCAAACTCGATGGGCTTGATGTCAACTAGCGGAGAACTCGGCCTCCTCGCCTCCAGACCTGAACGAGAGAAACACACAAATACGATTGTTACAAAGTCCACTAAAGGAATTCCGGGCGCATGTCAGCTTTGGGTAGAGCTATTCTGTGtctgtgcagcaccagcacaggctccaCAGCGGGGCTTTTCCCCCTTGCAGTGCCACCAATTAACAGCATCCTCAGCTACGCTGAAGCACGAGCTCGCCTGCGCTTTCCCTCCCTGTCCATCTGCACGTGCAATTACCACGCTCGTGCTTCGGCAAGAAAAACAGGGCTGGCCTCCTCCACTGCGCTCCTGCAAAAACAGGATGAGATTTTAATCAATGTGCCTTCATCTTGACTTGGCTCCCTGTCCAAAAGATGAAAGAGCAAGCACTGCAGTTTGATTTTTCTCCCCCACAAGAATTACATTAATGCTGGGAGGACGACCTTACTTGAAATCCGCCGCGTGAGGCTGTAAGTGGACCGTGATGTATCTGACGACGACCGCCTTCTGTCAGGGGAAACATCCTGAAGAGTGGGAGGCAGCTCGCTGATCGTATTATCAGAGTCTCCATCTTTGTCCTCATTTTGGCTGCTTATCCTGTTATAATGAGAGACCTTTGCATGATTCAGCCCAGCACAAGGAGTTTACAGAGAATAACAACGTGTTCTGGCACTCCGGGGCTGATCCTGGGTGCTCGTCCCTCGATGCTGTGGGATATCTCCTGATCTATCTGGCAAGCAAAAGGCCGAGCAACTGACTTCAGACCTTTGTAAAAAACAGATTCTTCACCTTTCTGCCTGTCTTTCAAGCAGGGTTTTATCAGTATTAGAGCATGCCAGTAAGGCACATATAACTCAGATGTTGATCAGAAATATTCTACTTCcctctaaggaaaaaaaaaaaaaaaatcaaaccaaaaccccacaaaccccaaacagtaGCTTCCTGCTGTAATTCACAGCTTCAGAAGCGCAGACTTCACTAGGAATGAACCAGCACAGGAAATCACCATGCTCAGATATCCCAAACCTACCACACACCTCCTGGGAAAATATTGCAGGTTTGCCAGTAGAGTTTCAAAACTTGATCTTACAGACACAATTCATTATTTGCTATTTATTGGCattcctttttaaatatttggctGGCTTTTTATCCACTTGTATAAACCAGATGTGATTCTCAGCAGACAATAATTTTACTGCCCAGGGATCttggtgggagcagggaagtTGGCAGGATCTAAATGACAAAGCAAGTTTTGTAGCACCTTTGAGAAGACTCCACAGAAGGAGAGAAGTCCACAAGTAACTCCCCTTTCGGTTTGTTTAAATGAATAAACGTACACACAAGTTGTTTTTATATAGAACAACATTCTggttaaaaaccccaacatgCCACAGCTGCAGTGGCTCCTGAAAGAAGTGAGGATCTCCTAGTTTTGACTGaaagaaaggcaggagcagACAGCAAAAACTGCAGGAGATAAAGTCTGCAGCTGTGTGCTCAGAGGGGAGTGCTGCCGATGGAAATGGAATCACACAATGGGTACACGACGCGTGGTGCATCCTGCAAAACAGCCAGACAGAAAATAGCAGCAGATCACAAGGAAAGCATCAGCACGAAATGAGCAAAGCAAAGGGGAATTCTGTGTGAATTTGGCTTCCAAGCCACCCTTTCTATCTGCACAACTCAGCTGGGTATAAATGAAATATATTGAATCATTTTCATTAGTAACCAATGACTGGAGCAGAGCAATTGATATATTCTGCAAAAAGCAGTAAACTTGCAGAAAAGCCCAAggagcattaaaaaaacaaaccaaacctcaAAACCAACTGGAAATTCTTATCCAAGCCCACAAAGTTCACAGCAGAATCCATGCAAATTTCACCAAGTCAGACTCACACAactcatacacacacacacacaaaaaaaaaaaaaaaaaaaaaaaaaaaaaaaaaaaaaaaaaatctgctaataatcaaaaccaaaccctcTGCTAAAAGGGGCGTACAATatttgcacagctctgcagcccatTAAAGGCAGTCCAAACCATACAGTTTGATATATAATCAGTACTTGGAACACAAATAGCTTTTTCATGCCTAAATGCAGGTCCACACAATCACAGGTGGCATTTGGATATGCCTGTGTTTGAGAAGCAAATGCACAGAACAAGGCAGGGTGAAAAGGGAATCAGGAAGAGAGGCATTAAGGATGTTCTACAATGGGTAAACGTAATAGTGAGTTAATAACATACAGATGACCTTTAGTAAGGAAATTGCTACTGAGCCACAATAATTTTTCCTCAAATAAACTTTGGCTCTGGTTAACGCAGCTCTGTTTCTGTTTAATCCAAACCTTTGGAAAGAGGAGTCGTGTCCTGATTTCAATTCAGTCTCACAGTGTGCACTGTTTATCTTTGGGGTTTGTGTAGAATATTCCACAACAAGCAGCTCAAACATCCACCCTCATTCCCAGGCCATTTCTGCAAGGACCAGGATGCAAGTGCTCCTCATGAAATAACAAGAAGTTCCCATGCACCCAGGTCAATGCAACTGGACACACTGCAGgaaggttgtgggttttttccctaagtTGCCActacaaaaaaatcagaaagtgaTAAAAATCCATATTCTGTGAAGAGGAAAGGCTTAAACTTGCAGCTTTATCATCCACTCCTGAATTTCCAGGACAATGAAGTGCCTCAGAGCTGCCAAAGGGAAAACCTAGGGCCAAAATATAAAGGATGGGTCATTAACCACGGGCATTTCGATGTTTGCTCGTTCACCAGTGAGGACCATAAAACCAGTTTTCCCTTGGGGAGTGGGTAGGAAGGTGAGGAAGGCACAAATTGCATTCTACATATGTCTCAGGCCCATGAAGAATAGGCAAGATGGAAAGAGCTCAGCCAAAAgacctatttttaaaacactttcagGCTGCAAGCAGGGAATACAATAAATTGATTTGTTCCCAAATTCAATGCATGCAtctaaatgcaaaataaagtgATGTCAAACCTGTTTTTCCTTGTAGGGGTTTCCACTAAATACAAAAGCCCCCTCTTCAAAagtaagagggaaaaaaaaaaaaaaaaaattaaaaaatgagggGTTCAACTGGCATACACAGATCCCTGAGcacttaaaaatgttaaaaacctTATTCTAAGAACAAGTCCAAACTCTTACTCTGCTCACACATCTAACTCCAGAGATCATTCCCCATATCCAAAAATGCATATagagatataaaaatataagatCAACACAGTGAAAACAGAACTCTTCTTTGGTTTCTAAATTCTGCCTCAACATGGGATTATTTCCACCTTAAACAAGCACACAAAAACTCCTGTCTCCTATTCATCAGCAAACAAACTATACCAAATCTGGCTCCTgccttttactttcttttcctcttcatctTCCTGACCCTTGCCCCTCTACAGGCTCattttctccccctctcctctcAATCACATCACCTTGGGCCCTCTACTTCTCCCTATCTTTGTCCTCCTcatgtaaataatttctgtgtttcctcaCCATTTTCCAGCAAAATCACCCTGGAAGCACAAAGCATTATCACATTGCCTGGCACCACCCTGGGTCCACGCCAGCTCAAGAGGAGCCCACAGCATTTCCAAACAAGCAAAGCCTCATCTCCAGCTTACACATCGATGTGTGTCGACAGGCATCCTTAGAGATCACAGGTCTGCAGCTGTGTCACAGGAGATGGGGACTGCAGTGACCCTAAGGCATGGCAGCATCCAGGTCTCCTGCAAAGCAAAGCTCCTTCTCTCCTGTGTCCTCTCTTTGGTGCCTGCTGCCCCTCTCAGGCTTTACCTCTGGGAATTCACCTTCTCTCAGCACCAGAGCAGAACATGAGACCCTAACTGCGCCAAAGCACCCGGAGCTGGATGGAAAGATGGATAAATGGCCTGGGCTGGGGTCACAGGGACCCTTCGATGGCTGTGAGCATCTGTAGGTGAACCATAAAGTGCAACAGGGTTGAAGAACTGGGTTGTTTTCTACCAGGGAGTGTTGTCCTCTGCTTATGGCTATTCCAAGAAGTTATTGTAGGGGCTTTCAGATGGAGCAGGACCAGGGGGAAACACTACAGGCTGGAGAGAGAATTTCACGAGTCCAAAGGTCTCCACGTTCTCTGCCTGTGGCAAAGTCCAACTCATCTGCAAAGCCACCACACATCTGAGACTTGAGATAATACAAACAGGGCTTCAGCACTCACATCTCTCACTCCTTCAGGCACACAGAAGAAGAATTCAAGAGTCAAAAACTACACCCTGATGATACAACCACTCTACACCCCCAAACACACAGGATGCCCCTTCTGCTGCTCAGCATACCAGAAAAGCTCTGAATCACCCTCTTGCCACAAGCCCAGCTACTTGTTCCCAAGATGTAATTGCTCCTGCACCAATCCTTCCACGTCCAATACCGCAACCTCATCACTGTGCTCTCCTGTGCGTGATGCTTTCCTATTTAGCATTGATTTTGTTTCCATTCCCCATTAATTGCAGGTGAATAAGTTTCTGAGCATATATCAGGCTCTTAAATATGCTGCTCCACACTTAAAAACCATGCTAACACATCTTGAACAGCTCAATTTTTATTGCTTCAGTATTAATTACCATCCTGTTCTACCCGAATTCAGAAGAGTACATGGACAAGACTGCGATTTAAACAagggaaattttatttcatgcagCATCAAGACGTGAACCTTCCAGAGGTGACACAGAGTAACAGCACGTACTCACAGGAGTAGATAAAATTGCCTGCGTGCCTCAGTGCCCAGGTGCCAAAGTCTGAACATGACATGATGCACTGAACCTGTGGCCTCTCCTGTGCCACAAGCTGAGGACACGCTGAAGCCGTGTCCACCAAATGTTCTGCTCCACGAagacagcccagcccagctgacaAAGCAGCGACTAAAACAGAGAGCTCTGCTCCCTTCTTGGTTTCACCACTGCCTCCACGGGGTCACCTCTGCACTGCAGATTCCTGACTGAGGGGGAGTATAAGAGGAAAGACTTCACTGACTTCCTTTGTAGTGGATTTGCAAACATACTAATCAAAGCTCCAGATAAGACCTGGTGCTGTGGTTCTTTAATGGTTTGAGAAGAAATTCTGAAGAGTACTATGGTGACGCAGAAGATCAAGTCCTGCTAAATGAAACTTTAAATGAATTTCCCCTTCAGAGCACGTAGGAGCTACGCCTTTCATCTGCCTATATGATAACCACCTTCACGCTAGGATAAGAAAGTATTTCAAACAACCTCATCAGCATTTCAGCCAAGTTGAAGTGCTCCAAAGGGTTGGTCCATTTGAAGAGGAAATAGGACTGAAGATGAAAGGCATCTTTAGAGAAGGGGGCACAGCTAAACCAGTTATCAGCTTGCTATGCCAGCTTACAAAACAACTTCTGTCTTACCCATCAGAAAAGGTTTTTACAAAGACTAACCTTGCTGTTTCAGTCAACAGAGCTGCCCCTTTTCACCAGGCCGGGAGTAGCCTGCATTCCCACCCTCAGGAGGTTCCTGCTCTCTAAGTGGCATCCTCTGAATGTCCCAGTGCAATCCATACCAATACTCTCAtcacagctgagcagccctgctcctcgGTTAAAGCTAGGAAATCGTGCATCTACACTTACAGCCAGGCTGGAGTCTGAGCAGGAAAAGGTCCCAAGATTTCAACTTCATCTTCATTTGTTTGACAACAGCTACAGTCAAAACACTTCTGACAACAATTTCTGCAAGTCCACCGGCACAGCAAGAGATCGGAGATTCGAGCGAGCAGACCCTGGAGCCATTGCAAACCAAAGTACAAGATTACAACCCATCAATAGCTATTGAGAAAAAACACTCAGCtgtatttgtgtttgtgtttctgcaACAGAACATTAAGAACTATATTTATTTCATCTATACCAACAGACAAGTGCTATGCAGTTACCAGCCCAACCCCACTGATGCCAtaacaaggaaggaaaataagcaTTCTCTGCAGGTATTTTCCCCTCTAGTAGCAATGTATTATTATGTAGGTTGGCAGGAGGGTGATTTACAAAGCACTATGGCACAACAATATGCTGGAGTGGAAACATGCATATTCCTACACACACATCAACAATCTGATAGATCAGCAAACTTAAaacagaaggaattaaaaacagaaaataagtgaAAGCTTCAATTTAATCCAGCAAGGATCTATTTAATTAACACAGCAATGTGAACACATTTCA
It contains:
- the SYT17 gene encoding synaptotagmin-17 isoform X10, producing the protein MRISSQNEDKDGDSDNTISELPPTLQDVSPDRRRSSSDTSRSTYSLTRRISRAQWRRPALFFLPKHERGLEARRPSSPLVDIKPIEFGVIGAKKEIVQPTILRKTYTPDDYFRKFEPRLYSLDSNSDDMDSLTDEEILSKYQLGMLHFSTQYDLLHNYLIVRVIEAKDLPPPISYDGSRQDMAHSNPYVKICLLPDQKNSKQTGVKRKTQNPVFEERYTFEIPFLEAQRRTLLLTVVDFDKFSRHCVIGKVSMPLSDVDLVKGGHWWKALVPSSQNEVELGELLLSLNYLPSAGRLNVDIIRAKQLLQTDMSQGSDPFVKIQLVHGLKLTKTKKTSCMRGTIDPFYNESFSFKVPQEELENASLVFTEAVPSIATQQLDLAGSRSCSQLALFEELLCRGRGGALIALLSGTQPGHKVKPEKNERTAVNNHWQRNFWYLAWFAGERMHLKVFHTDLSCSVSRACSCLCV
- the SYT17 gene encoding synaptotagmin-17 isoform X5, which translates into the protein MLGVVCGLRARSRSSSLSWGEFARFDFVHSSSQTTASVSKLRCVFSPSELFAGKRCREISFISHGHRSHPPVPRLRRDPPGARRPGGLRIPEFPRRALWRISSQNEDKDGDSDNTISELPPTLQDVSPDRRRSSSDTSRSTYSLTRRISRAQWRRPALFFLPKHERGLEARRPSSPLVDIKPIEFGVIGAKKEIVQPTILRKTYTPDDYFRKFEPRLYSLDSNSDDMDSLTDEEILSKYQLGMLHFSTQYDLLHNYLIVRVIEAKDLPPPISYDGSRQDMAHSNPYVKICLLPDQKNSKQTGVKRKTQNPVFEERYTFEIPFLEAQRRTLLLTVVDFDKFSRHCVIGKVSMPLSDVDLVKGGHWWKALVPSSQNEVELGELLLSLNYLPSAGRLNVDIIRAKQLLQTDMSQGSDPFVKIQLVHGLKLTKTKKTSCMRGTIDPFYNESFSFKVPQEELENASLVFTVYGHNVKSSNDFIGRIVIGQYSTGAPESNHWRRMLNAHRTAVEQWHSLRSREDCDRVSPASLEVT